The nucleotide sequence GGaaatcatcatctctaattctCACTTGATCATCTCTCTTACGCAGATCCAAAGAATCATCCCTTTCCCGCTTCCGGCGATTGGTATTTTCTCTATGTCCATGTaatatttcttccttttcaGCATCCCTCCTTAAATGCTCCTCTTCTTTCCGTCTTTTACCACGAAGATCATCCATGTTGTCATAACGACTTTTCAAACTGTCATCCCTTTCCCGGAGTCGTGATCCCACATCCTTGTCGTGATGGCTTCTTGAGCTACCATTATCCATCTGTTTCCTCAAATGAAGACGTTCATCCTTGTCCGTCCTCTCACTGTCCCTAACCTTGCTTCGGTGCCTTGACCCTATTTCGTCACCATACTCTCGCTTCCTTGTGTCTTCAGCTCTAGATCTTCTACCATGCTGATCATCATCCTGTCGTTGCCAAGCAACCTCAGAACCCTCTCTCTCCTTACGTCTGTCTACACCTTCAGTTTTCCCATGTGATTGGTGGATTGAATGAGGATCCCGATCTCTACGAGAATAGGCATCTTCTCTACCTTTTTCACTCAACCGACGTTTTTCCATCTCATGCCTCTCATCACGACCTTTTCTTCGGACACTCTGCTCATCTCTCTTCAAGTCCCCCATGCGTGTAGAAGGTCCATGCTGAACAACTTCCTCGTCAACACTATCACGTAACTTCTGATGGTCTCTGCTGCTTCCTGATCTTGCTTTGCTGTTTTCACTACTTCTTGCTGCCTTAAAGTCCCCTCCATCAGTATCTTGAAGAGAAGAATGCTCAACACGAGaacttaatttttgtttcttaacaGAAGGAAAAGCGTTTTCATCTATGCAGGTATCCATTGCAGTTGCCAAATCCAAGGCTGTTTCCTCTCTGTCCATCACAGATCTTCCATCGGCTAACACCACCTCATCATGCAAAGAATCATCACGTTCAACATCAGGCTCTCCAGCACTCCCAGCAGTTACAGGAGATGCTAATCGAGGGCTGGGCTTACCACAAGTGCTGTCAATCAAATCTTCCCTCTGCTCATCAGGAAATTTCTTATTTACCGTACTTTCAACTTGAGCCATATCGGAGGATCGGTCCCGAACTTTCCCTTTTGTCTGTCTGGATGAGGAAAGAGGTATTGCTTGATGTCAGATcaaagttatttaatttaatataagatGAGAAACTAGGTTAATCTATTCATCTTAAACATCATGGGACAGATACATTTTGGATAGAAAACCATAACTACTACAACAAAACCATGACAATAATTGCAAGCCATATTAAACTTTCATAGcattcaagaagaagatattggTTATTGAAGCTTTGGAGCTATACAAATTTCAGAGATTAGAATAAATAATCCACAATGGAGACAAATTGAAACAGAAGACAAAttagtattatatataatagaaatGAAATGGATAATACAAATACCTGGAATAACTTAACACAATAGTAGCAGAAGAAAATAATCCAGTTCTACTTTTCTTCAACAGACACAACTATTTGCACAACTGGCTTCTATtaaacaaagtgagccacaaccatgttatattttattaggAACTAagacttcatttcttttcatgtaaaatgttttctggtaaaatattttacttattttcaGGTATTTGAATAGCAAAAAATAagtacaatatttttaaaatgaaagcAATTTTAAtcaaagtgtgaaaaatgaatTGTCTAAAAATTTTTGGTAAATCATTTTTGGTTTTGAGACCAAAACAAAAACTTCACTATTTGGACAAAAATCACACTTGTACACAAGATCTTGCCAAATTTTCTAGTATGTGgcattttaacataaattattttatgcaaaactaagacaaaaataattttttacataaaatattgtgTAAGCATAATAATTCTCCCAAACAATATGTCAAATATATTGtctcaacatatatatgttatataaaatattttaccaaaaaaactAGAATTTATATGCATCTAACAGCACATTTTATGTTTccccaaaattttttaaatgcaaACCAAACATcagaaaataagatgaaaaataatttgttttgtctaaaatttttctatacaaaattgttttccaatataaaatattttatattgaaacAAATGGAGCCTAAATGACttcaacataaaaatacaataggAATATGATTCAGTTTGGAATCTATCCAACTCGTTAGATTTCAGCCagtttctttgaaaattaaagcATCTAACAAGCACCTAATTTATTGTTTCATTGTTATCTCTTTCCTAAATGTATAACATAAAATAGACAAAATGCTTCTGTCACGGAGGGAAAAAAGGAACCAAGACAACCAACCAAATTCCATGAGTGTTCTACAATGAATTATCAGGCCACCAACaacaattatgaaaattgaTCCAAAACATCCTTCCATGCTAAAGAAAGTGCAACATTATTTCATACCTCTCCTCATGAAAGCTGCCAACATCTCTGCTAGATGCAGAGGTCTGCCCCTAGAATTAGGAGAATGCTTAATTGGTGCTTTTAGGGGAGAAGGCAAAGTTCCAACTCCTTCTGTATAATCACCCTCGGCATAATTCGTTTGTGTTGCTATTCCAACCACTTCCCTCTTCCTACCATTATTAGCCCGTGAAAACCCATTAAAATGTTCAGTATCTTCCTCTGCAATATCTCTTCCAATTTCTGGACCACCTCTGGAATCATCCCTTGAGGGCTCATTCTCCGGTTGGTCAGTGACGTCATTCCCCTGGAAAGAATCATCATCTGCAGAATCCTGCAAGGTAATCTATTTGCCAAACATACAAATGAAACATATTAGAAACAAGGTGTAAGAATATGCCTCTGACTGAGTCTGACATGAAAGAATATGCATGAGACCGAAAGATTGATGTCAGTGTGCTTAGGACATGATTGACCACTTACCTCAATTATTGCATCAGAATCACGCATTCGTTGTGGACGGGTATCAATGGATGGGAGACGCTCAGCATAACTAGTTTCCACCTGTATTGGTCTTCCAGCTGGCTGGAAGGGGTCAGATAAATCAATGAGCCCCAAAACTAATGcaacaaattatatttatgtgtttAAAGGATTCATTATTGATCACTTGCAATTTGTCTTTTTCCTTGATAAACTGTTCATCAATAGTTACATCAAACTCTAGATAGTGACCAAGGAATTTTCAGAATGATGAGAAACCAGGAAACCAAAACCATAATTAAAACTAGTACAAAATAAACAGCCAACACATACCAAAGGTGGCCGCACACGTGCTGCTCCCTTTACTACTTCACTTTGTTCAGCATCCATCTTTCCAGGGTTCGCATTTTCAGAAGAAATATCATGAATACCTGCTGCTGCAGCCAGTTCTGGTGGCAGATCTGGATCATACTCCTGAAATGAGATCAGTAAGGAATTAAAGATGGAAAATTCTCAGTTTGTTTCAGAAAATTCTAATGAGGGTTACACAGATGAACTACCAACACGTGCGTGCAACCGCGCGCACACACATATCAAAAGCACCTCACTACCTGTTCTGTTCTCCCACTTTCATAGACACGAATTCTGCTTTGCATGGTTGTCTCCAGGCGGAGTTGTTCCTGCAGAGTTCAGCTTAGTATGCCTCTTGCTTTCATCAATACAAAAGGACGCGACAAAGCCTAATACTCACCAGTTGTTTGCAGTAATCTTTCCAGCTCTCCTCATTCAAACCAAAGTTAAAAAAATCTGATACATCAACACCAGGGAGCCTCCACGGTTTTTCCTCAAAACTATCAACATCAACCTCAAATATAGTCCTGTGAGTAGTAGAGAAGGTTAGGAAGAGCAAGATATCACATTTAAGTTTAACCCAACATGcaacaataattataaaatatacacTGGCAGGCTACAGCATCTCAAGTTCTATAGACTAAAATTTCATGCAAAAGAAATGCCATTTGTTTCTGCAACCCTGCCAGGTTAATGTAAGGAGAATTCAGAAAAGCAGAAAAATCTAAACAGACTCCTCACAAGACCATCAGAATCCAGCAATAACTGTAGAGTGAAAACTCTTGAAAAGATGAATAGAAGGAAAGTTATTTTGTGCCCTTATATTACGTCCCCTGGTGGTAGACaaggaagagggagagagggagagagggaggggaAGAAGAGTTAAAAAAGGGAGTTTTCTAACTGACAAATCCTAATTGGGAAGGCTAGCTCCACCACCTAAGTCTTTCAATCACATACCCCAGGGAGTTACGTACAATAGCTACAAGGCCAGCAATACTGTAAAATACATGTGTAATTGGGCAGCAAAAATGCATGTTCTATCAGCGTGAAAAGTGAGTAGTTTTTAAGGGACAACATATAAGTAATAAATGCATTCATGGAAACTTGGAACCAGCACCTTTAGAAGATAAACTAGGTTTGGTCAGAGACAGTAAACGACGCGGCAAGGAAATGAAAAGGAATTTAACTTTCAATATGCATTTGATTGTGTCACGTTCCAAGGGTAgtatttgtaattttcttttcctttctgttaTAGATATTTTCCCATAGTTATAGGTGGTTACGATTACAAttgtactgcacatgggtgcatgggcTGTGAGGCCAAACAGTTGTTCcgcacatgggtgcatgggccgtgaggctataaataagccacagCTAGAGGACGGGAGGGATGTGAAggaatgaattgaatatttctgttatttctctctcactctgtttatctttctcttcctttctctcgaATATTCTTCCTCTTTCTTGCTGTTCCTCTCTCTTCCATCTGaactctccctccaaattcttctCTTTATCTTCCCAATTCCCTTTTCATACCCTAGCTCAACCCTAAGGTGTGTCAGATTGGTTAGAAAGTTTAGAGGGTaaatagatttaatttattcaaatattaagaaattttagaataattttacCAGAAAGGAGGGAAAGACTTCAAAAGGTAGTTTTATGCCTTTCTCAGCTATCCTCAAAGTTACTTCAATTTACATTGAACAACTTTGTCACCCTGGAGCAAACAGTAGTCTAGGACGACTTCCCCAACCCCACCAATCCCAATGTTCATGGATACTTCTACTGCCAGTAATATCTGTCTCACCATCATCATCCACTGATTTTTCAAATATGATGTTTCAGTTTTCCTACATTTTATCCTGTCAAGCCTAGTTGCAATCAATTTGACAGCCTAAAGAAATACACCCACTCGCTGGAAAACAATTTCTATGGTCAGCATCCCCTAAAAAATCATCTACTTATGAATCCATTCCGGAAGCAAAAAAGAGCAGAAAACCCTTAAGGTAATATCCTCACAATAAACTTCCTTGAGCATTCATTTCAAGTTATACTGTGACGACCTAGGTTTTCCTAGGGTTTGGACGGGAAATTGAGAAGAGTATGGGGAAGAATTAAATAGAAACGGAGGGAGACAGCAAGAATAGAGGAGGACAGAGGAGATCGAGAGGGAGAACAGAACAACTGAGAGGGAAAAGtagaattcaattcattcaacaACATAATCCCCATCCTCCtacaagtagccttttataggcatcagCTAGCAGCTAACTGAAAGCATGTTCTAGaataacagcacccatgtgctgcTAACAGAATTATAAAATCtcttgtcatgaacctaggatttagcctagggttggaaTGACAATCAAAAGGAGCTGatgaatagaatcaagaacagaatatttgagaggaagaaatggacagaaatgggggaaagaatgtagagagaaatgagggagggaagtagagaaaatgagagggagattgtagagagagaatcagatttcattcatttaattcaagCATATTCATCTCCTcctacaatgggcctttttataggcataggtagctccttaactaatttctaacagcacccatgtgctcctaacaaacaaccaaatatctcctaaaaaACTAATATGAGCCtgttacaatattaccccttttattatatccctatccAATATTATCCTTCTAATCCTCGTAAggacatgacaatttccccgCCTTGAAACATGTCTTGTCCCCAAGACATGCCAAACCTTCACAGCTTCCATTATgctccctttttccttttcttccacaGCTTAGCTGGAGAAATTTTGAAGATATCTTTCACTGCCAATGGAAGGATCTCAGGTGACTTTTGCTCTCCATGCATGGTATGAGTCTTCCCACTGCTAGTAACACCATAAGCAAACATTGTACCATTAATTCCTTGCATGGCACCACTTACAACCTGTTGGGCTGCAACATCAATTCCGGTCTTCAATCCTCCCTTCAACAAGGGTGAGAAAAATTCTAATCGGCCAGCTGTAGCAACAATGAACATAATGGAATGAGACTTGTTCTTTCCAGCCAAACTCTCAACAACAACATGGTGACACCATTCAGGATCAGTGAGACTTCCTCCTGCTGGTGTTGTCTTCGCCTTATCATTAGCTAAGGAATCCTCAGCATTATCCAACAACATAGGCAGTGGAACCTTATCATTAGGAACTCCACCACCTATTCCCTTTCTTATAGAATTCTGATCTTGGACACCCTCCAATCCTTCAGTCCTTGCACTAGTCAACAGAGGTAACGAATTGGCCTTAGCTTCCTCGGTCACTTCATCAAATGCTTCCCCATTTTCCTCCTTCGACTGTTCCACtccaaggaattcctccttgttaaaacttccgtgataatcatcaaaatattccatTGGAAAGTTGTAAcgatacttcttaataagtatcattgcaaactcttgcaacttctcgcgTATCATAAGGCCAAATTCCTTACTCGTATCCTGTATCCCattgcttgttcctttgtccctGTTGCTGTCAACTgcaaatgcagccttctttggctgccattgaggctctatttcagctgaaaatgaagcactcttctgctgcaattgaggctccgATTGTCTCATGTGCGCACTGCTTCCCAAGGCTTCATGAGCAGGCCATCTCACTGAAAACGCAGCATCCTTCGACTGCAATTGAGACTCTAATGGTCTCATATATGCACTGCTCCCCTTGGCTGCCTCTTGTTTCCTTTACTCGCAGCCTCAAGCACCAACAACCAACGAGCTAGATAAGCTAGAAGAGTCCACTTCTCACCTTCACTGCTCGCCGGAATTGAAATGGTTCAGCAATTTTCCCAAACCACGACTACAACAGCTTGGACATAGCAATGAATCAAACTGATGCTCCGCCTTTGCAGTCGAACCTTCCGCTTCTCCTCCACAAGTCGAACCGGAAGCCCAGGGTCCTTCCTGTGAGTTCGATCAGTTTTGTTGCAGCCTCCAGAAAATCAATTGACTCCAAAATAGCTGTTATGCCTTCGCCTAACTGCTGCACCTCTGATTTGACTTAAGATTTAGTGTCGAATTTAATTCTGAAGCTAAAATGCTTGCTCAGCTTCGCCTCCTTGTTCAATCGACGCTACTCCGGCTCGTCGGAAATTGCTGCTATCTATTTCGACAGCTAAATTCTCGCTTCGAAGCTACCACCTGCTTCCCTCTCAAGATTCGAACAGGAGGACCCAGATTCAATCACCTTCCAATTCACAATCGCCTGGAAAATACCTTGCTGACCCACACTTCCCAACCTCGAAAAATAGCCGCAAACAACCTGCTCTTCTGCTTCACATTAGTCGCCCAGAACAAGCGATTGCCTCACCTTCTGGATCGACTACAACAGTTCGGAAAACAACAACAATCCACCTTGCCGCTCCACCTTCAAAGTCGCGACAGCCAAGATTGATTTATTGCCTCTTCCACATGCATGTCTTTCTTCTCGCTCAAAGTGAATTCAAGATCGCTGGTGTAATCActacccaatcaccgtccacaaGCTCCAATCGTGAATCCTCCTGGTTTGCTCGCCTTCAATTCTGGACAAGATTAAAGTCTTACCCGCGAGTTGTCAGCCTCTTGGACTGATCGCTCTCCACACCAGATTACAGCGGATTAAAGATTGCCCAAGCTCTGTGTGCGTTTGCTGAGATTCAACGATTACCCCCAAACTCGCTTCCACTTCGCGCCTTCTTTTCTCGCCCGAATCAGCGCCTTTGTCTCACCCAACCATCTTCGACGAACTCCCTCACCAACAACGAGCGTTGTCTGTTCGCGACGCTTCAAGTACGCTCGCCTATCGACCCACTCCAATCGTGAAAGCTCCTCTATACTGATCGATGATGGGCTCCGCTATGAATCGACAGCGGAAATTACAGTCGACCAACTCACTTACAAGAACGATTGAATTTACAACCGAGGAATGAGTGGCTCTGGTCGGAATTAGCTTCCGATCCAAATGAGCAGCACACTGCTGAGCCCCAATCGGATTCGCCTTCAAATCAGAGCTGCAATAGAATCACAGCCGAGGATGGTaatactctgataccaatttgtcatgaacctaggatttagcctagggttggaaTGACAATCAAAAGGAGCTGatgaatagaatcaagaacagaatatttgagaggaagaaatggatagaaatgggggaaagaatgtagagagaaatgagggagggaagtagagaaaatgagagggagattgtagagagagaatcagatttcattcatttaattcaagCATATTCATCTCCTcctacaatgggcctttttataggcataggtagctccttaactaatttctaacagcacccatgtgctcctaacaaacaaccaaatatctcctagCAAACTAATAtgagcctattacaatattaccccttttattatatccctatccaatattatccttctaatcctcctaagGACATGACATCTCTCTTAACAAACAATTGTAACTCCATTACAGTATTGCCCCTCTAAtgcccctagggtcgtgacacatACTTTCCTAGTGTCACTATAAAGAACATTCCACGTCCTATCCTAAAAATGTATAGAGTTTGACCATCCTTAAATGACAGTTCTCTAATCCATCATAATTCTCCAATATTAGAACCAAAGGCACACCTGTGACTTTTATACAGTCTACTATTTCCATCCATCAGGCAAGCTTTAAAATTAAGCAATCAATGAAAACCATTCTacaatataacaatttaatttcatttatatttgataaataatttgagATTCATCTATTACTAATTATTTTAGCTATTTCTCTGTTTCACTTCCTTCACTTATCCTCTAATtacttttctctattttttcaacATTAGTGAACAACCAGCTTGCATATGGCAGGCAGCAAGGAAAAATATTTGACATTGATTGAGAGGTGAGGaaactaattaaattgttaGTCTTCTTGACCATGTGCTTTTATTCGCAAAAGGCGAATGAGCTCAGGCATCTCCATCATGTAATCTTTTCTATCAAATGTCTCACTTTGAAGAGGGTGACATGAGCTTAGGCATCTCCGAGGTGAAATCTTATACACTGTGTGATATGAGCTGATCATTATAGTCAAAAAGTCATTGATTTCCAATTTGTGGTTTGGCAGGGACAGGGACCAGTCTAAGGTTAAGGAATCGTGGTCTTTAGACTTTACTTCTTTGCATGCTTGGTATTAATCAGGTGTCAAAAGGAAACAAGAATAAGCTCATGCTTTCTTAGGGAGGGGCTACACGGATGTCTAGAATTTTCATGCAACCGACCCcacctagtaggattaaggcttgtgatcaatgttggtggtggtggtggtcaTGGCGGTGTTTTCTCTTAGAGAGGGGCTTGATTCTTGAGTGAGGAAGCATCAGAAAAAGGCCCATTATAAGTCACCACTATATTGTTGCGACCCCAAAGAATCCCCAGGGATATAATAGTCATACGAATTATaggtttcttattttgattgtatTGTTGTTATAGTTAGTATATTCAATTGTAAACCcataaataggcttgagtagttagagaatgGCATGCTTataaatgataattgaattccacTTTCCCtcaatttcctttctctctctctctctctaaatcttCTCCAATTCTTGCTATTTCTTCCCCTCTTTCAATCTAATCTCCAtccatttcttccaaattcccatctaaaccctagccaaaccctaagGTCGTAACATTTGGTTTCAAAGCTATCATTCCTCGGCAATTCTCTCTATTAAGTAATTCCGACGATTATCAGAGGTGAATTCTGGCCATTCTAGTTCGACTTTTGAAGCAAAAGCAGACCAGGTGATTTTCAATTGTGATTCTGACACTTTCTACCAGCTGATCCAGCGAAGCAAAGCAAAGTGTTGtgacatttgtattagattagattaaatgtaaatcatgtaTCTTTGTATTGTTGCATATTATCTTTCCTGTTTTATCGTTAGAATTAATTGCTcttctagaaggtttgtttctagaaggAGGCAGCTGTCTTTTGGATTAGTTATTCAGTTAAGCGGTTGGTTGGTTAGTTTTTTATCTTTCTATCTTGTGCTCCGCACCCccatattttataaataggggtcgtggATAGGAATATAAAGAGAGAAGTCTTAGTGCACCTGTATTCTAGAAATATAGCTTCCGGTTTTCTGTCTTGATTTGGGGATTGAGTGCGAGAGGTAGGGAGTGGTTGGTTTGTAGCTTGTATTCCCTAATTTCCCTATAGCTTTCAGTGTATATGGGCGGGAGGGGTTAAGTTCTCGTTGTAATCATCCCTTAagtgtttcaagatagtggatttcaTTGGTGCCTAGCAgcctggatgtaggtcttggatttcaagaccgaactaggataaatcttGTTGTTTcgtgtgtgtgtttttgtttATGTGGTGTTTCCTTTATGCGTTTCTATTATCAGTGTGTTCTTGGGTTTGATAAGTGAGCTGGTTGAGTTGAGAAAATAAGTAGAGAGCTGTGAGTTACTctaacaacttggtatcaaagccaagaAGTGTTCTTCGGCCATCAAGATTTTCAAGAAACTCAAGGAATCTTGCTTCCTTCAAGAAACTGATATGGCACCATCTACCTTCAGATTTGACATCGAAAAATTCGATGGATCAAATGACTTTAGTCTATGGAGGATAAAGATGGAGGCGCTTCTTTGCAGTCAAGGACTCGAAGGAGCCCTGGAGCAAGAAGCCAAGGCAACAAACGCACCCACTGGGAAAGAAGTACCAGTGCTGACTGAGGACCAAGAAACGACCAAGAAGGAGATAAACAAAAAGGCTTACAACATACAGATCCTAAGCCTAGGCGATAAAGTCCTTCGAGAAGTCTCTAAGTGGAAGTCAGCAGCAGAAATTTGGAAGAAGCTTGAAGACCTCTACCTCCAAAGATCGTTGTCCAGTCGTCTCTTCTTAAAGGCcaagtttttttaatttcaaaatgcaagaatcCCATAAATTGCATGACCATATAGACGACTTTAATAAACAGTGTCTAGACTTAGAGAATATAGGAGTAAAGTATGAAGCGGAAGACAAGGCCCTAGTTCTGTTCTCTGCCTAAGTCCTACgaaaattttgtagacatccTCCAACATGGTAGAGATAAGCTCTCATTAGAAGATGTCATAGGTACCTTAAATTCAAAAGAACTTAGGTTcaaaatgaatgagaaaaccTCTTTTGGGGATGCCTTATCAGTCAAGTCAAGAAGCACTAAAAAGGATAATAAAAAGAGGGGTAATCAAGGTCTAAGTCTAGAAATGGGAAAGGCCCGATAAAATATTACTACTGCCAGCAAGAAAACCACATAAAACGGCTATgcccaaagagaaagaaagacttagcGGATAAAGAAGAGTCAGGAGATGGTGGAGCAAACTATTGTGACTCCGGTTATGACAGTTCCGAAGCTCTAATCGTTAGTGAACATTCAGACAGCCTAGAGTGGATGTTAGAGTCTGGTTGTTCTTTCCACATGACCCCAAGAAAGCTGTGGTTGCAAAACTTTAGAGAAATTAATGGTGGAAAGGTCCTACTCGACAATGACCGTGAATGTAAGGTTCAAGGGGTAGGAGACATTAGGTTAAAACTTCTTGATAATCCTCACTTCAGTGAGGTATGTCCCTGATTTAAAGAGAAATTTGGTTTCTCTTTGAGAGCTAGATAGAAATGGTTATATAAGTTTAAAGGTGATGGTGGATCATTTCAGATTTCAAAGGGATCATTAATTTGTATGAAGGCAATTTTAAAGAATGGAATTTACCTATTGCAGGCCACCACTCTATGTGGTGAAGTTTCAGTAGCCAGCAATAATTCTAGATCTAAAGCAAGTCTGTGGCATCtaagaatgtcacacataagTGAGCAAGGTCTCAAGGAACTTGCTAGCCAAGGTATTTTAGATATTGGACAGTCTCTAGAATTAACTAAATGTGAATCCTGCATTCTAGGTAAGGCAGCCAAAGTGAAATTCAGTAAATCTGCTATCCATTCTTCAAAAGCACCCCTAGATTACATACATTCTGATTTGTGGGGTCCAACCCAAATAGAATCTCAGGGAGGTTCTAGATATTTTCTATctattatagatgatttttc is from Diospyros lotus cultivar Yz01 chromosome 2, ASM1463336v1, whole genome shotgun sequence and encodes:
- the LOC127794653 gene encoding LOW QUALITY PROTEIN: FIP1[V]-like protein (The sequence of the model RefSeq protein was modified relative to this genomic sequence to represent the inferred CDS: inserted 1 base in 1 codon); its protein translation is MEDDDEFGDLYTDVLRPLQQQLQSKPASPARPIDLNIQSDDEEILYGAPNSNPKFNLSTTHRSQTLPSKSEEAAADPAVAGISDPRRNLDAVSEQGGPEVEREKGLAEGSSNWASDSLKPSGSRVLESGGDVELVRRVFEDPNLVDESKIGVLVEKRDDKDDDALLKKGEVLVDKKEYLEKFDAEEEEVRTEIGDMGSEPVIPGLSIPGVADVVDNRGAGNFVVGNEASGEGTDWDSDSEDDLQIVLNDNDHGPMAMDGAGVMGSDDEDEDGDPLVIVADNEPGHQPMEEQDWGEDTAQAADGEKKELGDAAKVNAGVAVAPKIGYSNHAYHPYHSQFKYIRPGAAPMPGAPPVGPGGAPGQVRPPVGMGPVSGRGRGDWRPMQKSFHQFGMPGWGNNSSGRGFGSGLEFTLPSHKTIFEVDVDSFEEKPWRLPGVDVSDFFNFGLNEESWKDYCKQLEQLRLETTMQSRIRVYESGRTEQEYDPDLPPELAAAAGIHDISSENANPGKMDAEQSEVVKGAARVRPPLPAGRPIQVETSYAERLPSIDTRPQRMRDSDAIIEITLQDSADDDSFQGNDVTDQPENEPSRDDSRGGPEIGRDIAEEDTEHFNGFSRANNGRKREVVGIATQTNYAEGDYTEGVGTLPSPLKAPIKHSPNSRGRPLHLAEMLAAFMRRAIPLSSSRQTKGKVRDRSSDMAQVESTVNKKFPDEQREDLIDSTCGKPSPRLASPVTAGSAGEPDVERDDSLHDEVVLADGRSVMDREETALDLATAMDTCIDENAFPSVKKQKLSSRVEHSSLQDTDGGDFKAARSSENSKARSGSSRDHQKLRDSVDEEVVQHGPSTRMGDLKRDEQSVRRKGRDERHEMEKRRLSEKGREDAYSRRDRDPHSIHQSHGKTEGVDRRKEREGSEVAWQRQDDDQHGRRSRAEDTRKREYGDEIGSRHRSKVRDSERTDKDERLHLRKQMDNGSSRSHHDKDVGSRLRERDDSLKSRYDNMDDLRGKRRKEEEHLRRDAEKEEILHGHRENTNRRKRERDDSLDLRKRDDQVRIRDDDFHSVRHKEEGWIHRERSERPRERDEWHRIKQSHEESLLKRDREEXRTGVRGGRAAEEKALISHSRVKDKGSDRDTQLKDTGRQNEQHKKRDWVEDLSQHRGREDVHARGGQLSNDERRSRQDRAARSDRTILGSDKHKALDKKNKDVSRRVKESEGGDQNSMGQSKRNQEDRSGQMNEPNSLRLMLDTFALV